In a genomic window of Meleagris gallopavo isolate NT-WF06-2002-E0010 breed Aviagen turkey brand Nicholas breeding stock chromosome 1, Turkey_5.1, whole genome shotgun sequence:
- the LOC104916114 gene encoding LOW QUALITY PROTEIN: interleukin-5 receptor subunit alpha-like (The sequence of the model RefSeq protein was modified relative to this genomic sequence to represent the inferred CDS: inserted 1 base in 1 codon): MTRVIYVPVVLMLSFFQHKTLFSTGLARRQPDVVDELRLHNELQVIKKESQVILCWNNNLTKEETEKYSVKYILSYTFFDTFQERKERLQENKKRIRLELHTGFKAKVKTQVFVKETEDLIKESGWTECTYRSPPVYIQNLSCIIYNISFFNCTWHIKAEDPADVQYFFSYRQTEEYFECQQYIKNARNKNIGCHMKDVSFQPLRKIILNISVVDLRNNSRRLSYYKGFTPQKIEKLNPPINVSVSLENRSVKLHWKPPPTIGSGEKKCFKYQVKITDSKIVDVTEEKYEYLLLRPAKKCTAQVRAKKEVCIXNKIWSDWSEPVIIYGEETVDSILLSLTLFSLLIFLGSLLICACRRYRFLEVITMPFPDPTDKVTTWLATDETHHQRQNSVQMEMQSEVILRISEDNGDEDVQQHTYLKESEDL; the protein is encoded by the exons ATGACACGTGTTATATATGTACCTGTTGTGTTGATGCTAAGCTTTTTCCAACATAAGACACTGTTTTCCACTGGTTTGGCAAGAAGACAACCAGATGTAGTGG ATGAACTTCGGCTACATAATGAGCTGCAGGTTATCAAGAAAGAGTCACAAGTTATTCTGTGCTGGAACAACAACCTGACAAAAGAAGAGACAGAGAAGTACAGTGTGAAGTATATTCTGAGTTACACATTCTTTGATACATTTCAGGAAAGGAAA GAAAGactacaggaaaataaaaaaaggataCGTCTTGAGCTACATACTGGTTTTAAAGCTAAAGTTAAAACACAAGTTTttgtgaaagaaacagaagaccTAATTAAGGAGAGCGGGTGGACAGAATGTACATACAGGTCTCCTCCAG TATATATTCAGAATCTTTCATGCATCATatataatatttcttttttcaattgCACCTGGCATATTAAAGCAGAAGATCCTGCAGATgtccagtattttttttcatacag acagacagaagaatattttgaatgccagcaatatataaaaaatgcaaggaataaaaatattggATGCCACATGAAAGATGTATCTTTCCAACcactaaggaaaataattttaaacatatCTGTAGTAGATCTGAGAAATAATTCAAGAAGACTGTCTTATTATAAAGGTTTTACACCTCAGAAAATAG agaaactgaACCCACCGATCAACGTCTCCGTTTCCCTTGAAAACAGAAGTGTTAAACTTCACTGGAAACCCCCGCCTACCATTggttcaggagaaaaaaagtgctttaaGTATCAAGTGAAAATAACAGACAGTAAG ATTGTAGATGTCACTGAAGAGAAATATGAGTATCTGCTTCTTAGACCGGCAAAAAAATGTACCGCACAAGTGAGGGCCAAGAAAGAGGTATGCA ACAACAAAATTTGGAGTGATTGGAGTGAACCAGTGATTATTTATGGTG aagaaacTGTGGACAGCATATTGCTAAGCCTCACATTGTTCAGCCTTCTGATTTTCCTTGGAAGTTTGTTGATATGTGCGTGTAGAAG GTATAGATTCCTGGAAGTTATAACCATGCCCTTTCCAGATCCTACAGATAAAGTTACGACTTGGTTAGCTACAGATGAAACTCACCATCAG agACAAAATTCAGTGCAAATGGAGATGCAGTCAGAGGTCATACTGAGAATATCAGAAGATAATGGAGATGAGGACGTTCAACAACATACATATTTGAAAGAATCTGAAGACTTGTAG